In one Sporomusa sphaeroides DSM 2875 genomic region, the following are encoded:
- the dhaL gene encoding dihydroxyacetone kinase subunit DhaL — MATAIAAIAALAEIIIANKEKLTELDAAIGDADHGLNMARGFEAVRGKLAGAQAEDAASVLKLTGMTLISTVGGAAGPLYGTAFLRAGAVLQGQAELDTDTAAAMLKAAIGGIKERGKAVRGEKTMLDALEPAYEAFTQAMNEGETLLQCLELATEAAANGVEYTKTIIATKGRASYLGERSLGHQDAGATSSYLMLKALTGFARQHSPGV, encoded by the coding sequence ATGGCAACTGCAATTGCGGCAATCGCAGCACTGGCTGAGATCATAATTGCCAATAAGGAGAAATTAACCGAGCTGGACGCTGCCATTGGTGATGCCGACCATGGACTTAACATGGCGCGGGGGTTTGAAGCTGTACGCGGTAAGCTGGCAGGTGCTCAGGCAGAAGATGCCGCCAGTGTTCTTAAGCTGACCGGCATGACGCTCATATCGACAGTAGGCGGTGCCGCCGGGCCGCTATATGGTACTGCCTTCCTGAGAGCCGGTGCTGTTTTGCAGGGACAGGCGGAACTGGATACTGACACCGCGGCAGCCATGCTGAAGGCTGCGATTGGCGGGATTAAGGAACGCGGGAAGGCGGTTCGCGGTGAAAAAACCATGCTGGATGCCCTTGAGCCGGCATATGAGGCATTTACGCAGGCTATGAACGAAGGCGAGACCTTGCTGCAGTGTCTGGAACTGGCCACAGAAGCCGCCGCCAACGGTGTGGAATATACCAAAACAATTATTGCAACCAAAGGGCGGGCCAGTTATCTGGGGGAACGCAGCCTCGGCCATCAGGATGCCGGTGCCACTTCGTCCTATCTCATGCTGAAGGCACTTACGGGTTTTGCCAGGCAGCATAGTCCGGGGGTATAA
- the ptsP gene encoding phosphoenolpyruvate--protein phosphotransferase, whose translation MEEILRGTGVVPGIAIGRVKVLSEDLAPRLAAYSAGTPEAESGKIAAAIKAASTELAQLIAAAKASGRTSQAAIIEAHHAMVNDPGLAANMHDKAGQGIAAPKAALAATEEFAALFDTMPDAYLRERAADVRDIGRRLARLLAGGAQIEDEDPEPVVICAQELAPSAAAGMSEKVCGIVLGQGSTTSHAVIIAKARGIPAVTGLGGAIDRLLPGTMVIVDGSTGQVILQPAAARLAEYRSQVETEAARKRQDGEMAALAAVTLGGRKLQLAANIGSPTDMAAALMQGAEGVGLFRSEFLFLGRDNPPGEEEQFAAYKAVAAQCGKHLCIVRTMDAGGDKPLQYLHIAKEENPFLGWRAIRISLEQPDLFITQLKAILRAGVFGNVAIMLPMIISVAEITAAKACLEQAAAQLIDEGKPFAAKVPLGIMIETPAAAVTARELAAECDFFSIGTNDLVQYTLAVDRGNPAVSPLYSHFHPAVLRLIDGIVKAGHERGIWVGMCGEMAGDPLAAPLLAAMGLDELSMSAPAIPRVKAVIRKLHDREIEELLPKALSLQNAGDIRALMERFITANS comes from the coding sequence ATGGAAGAAATATTACGTGGCACCGGGGTAGTTCCAGGCATTGCTATTGGCCGCGTCAAGGTGCTGTCAGAAGATTTGGCGCCCCGTTTGGCCGCCTATAGTGCCGGCACACCTGAGGCAGAGTCTGGCAAAATTGCTGCGGCCATTAAAGCCGCCAGCACCGAACTGGCGCAGTTAATTGCGGCGGCGAAAGCAAGCGGACGGACAAGTCAGGCAGCTATTATAGAAGCGCATCATGCCATGGTGAATGATCCGGGACTGGCTGCTAACATGCATGACAAGGCCGGACAGGGCATAGCGGCACCAAAGGCGGCGCTGGCGGCAACCGAAGAGTTTGCCGCTTTGTTTGACACAATGCCTGACGCCTATTTGCGGGAACGGGCCGCCGACGTGCGGGACATAGGCCGGAGGCTGGCCCGGCTGCTGGCAGGGGGCGCCCAGATAGAAGATGAAGATCCTGAACCGGTGGTCATATGCGCCCAGGAGCTTGCGCCTTCTGCCGCTGCCGGTATGTCTGAGAAGGTATGCGGCATTGTACTGGGGCAGGGCAGCACTACCTCGCATGCTGTAATTATTGCCAAGGCACGGGGGATACCGGCTGTCACCGGCCTGGGAGGAGCAATAGACCGTCTGCTGCCTGGTACTATGGTTATTGTTGACGGCAGCACCGGTCAGGTCATTCTCCAGCCGGCGGCAGCGCGGTTGGCGGAGTATCGAAGTCAAGTTGAAACTGAGGCGGCCAGGAAGCGTCAGGATGGAGAAATGGCTGCTTTAGCTGCGGTTACCCTTGGCGGCAGAAAGCTGCAGCTGGCAGCCAACATTGGCTCTCCGACCGATATGGCGGCTGCGCTTATGCAGGGAGCCGAAGGGGTTGGCTTATTTAGAAGTGAGTTTTTGTTTTTGGGGCGGGATAACCCGCCTGGTGAAGAAGAACAATTTGCTGCCTACAAAGCGGTGGCAGCCCAGTGTGGCAAGCATTTGTGCATTGTTCGGACCATGGATGCCGGTGGTGATAAGCCGCTGCAGTATTTGCATATAGCTAAAGAAGAAAATCCATTTTTAGGCTGGCGGGCCATTCGTATCAGTCTGGAACAGCCGGACTTGTTCATTACTCAGCTCAAAGCCATTCTGCGGGCAGGTGTTTTTGGTAATGTGGCCATCATGCTGCCAATGATTATCAGCGTCGCCGAAATTACCGCAGCCAAGGCATGCCTTGAGCAGGCGGCTGCCCAGCTGATAGATGAAGGAAAACCCTTTGCTGCCAAGGTACCGCTGGGTATCATGATCGAAACCCCGGCGGCTGCTGTTACTGCCAGGGAACTTGCCGCAGAGTGTGACTTTTTTAGTATTGGGACCAATGACCTAGTGCAGTATACGTTGGCGGTGGACCGCGGTAATCCGGCGGTCAGCCCGCTTTACAGTCATTTTCATCCGGCTGTCCTCAGGCTGATTGACGGGATTGTCAAAGCCGGGCACGAGCGGGGCATCTGGGTCGGCATGTGCGGCGAAATGGCCGGAGACCCACTGGCGGCGCCGCTCTTAGCGGCCATGGGGCTGGATGAACTTAGTATGAGTGCTCCCGCCATACCCAGAGTAAAGGCAGTAATCCGTAAACTCCATGACCGGGAAATCGAGGAACTGCTGCCTAAAGCCCTTAGTCTCCAAAATGCCGGTGATATCCGTGCTCTGATGGAGCGTTTTATTACTGCTAACTCTTAA
- a CDS encoding sigma 54-interacting transcriptional regulator has translation MDSRQQAVITHNKGLHARVAAMIVQKAYEIEDRRKVQLYFRPPGGAAILATSMMPLVALRVKQGDRLWVEAEGLSAAAAAAEMAAFLESDFLPADAAIMNQVDNVLQDNALTAGQIFASMANGLLVTDENDVITIFNPAAERILGIPVCQAIGNKAQCVIPGSRLHSIVETKAAEIGCRQSIGLRTILTNRTPIIADGQVRGAMAIFEDISVLEAVTGELKAVKELKERLQLVLASVQDGICVVDREGYITYVNPAYVELVQQSRQSLIGQNVRNLSPDGIRSRVLTTGRPAIGNIVVKPDGVTLVANVSPILVDGELTGAVSVVKSVNEVHKLVDKLNHVSAKAEYLEQELRRTRKPGPSFEKFIGHSGKLREALAVAAKAAASRTTVLISGESGTGKELVAEGIHYASSRNAGPLIKVNCAAIPDSLLESELFGHEKGAFTGAVRQKPGKFSLADKGTIFLDEIGELSKSMQAKLLRVLQQKEFTRVGGEAVIRVDVRIIAATNRNLVQMVEDGEFREDLYYRLNVIPILLPPLRERVEDIPLLVDYFLHKIITEQGKIISGITGEALTGLMAYRWPGNVRELENVIERMVTLADSKVLTAADLPLYLRESENQPSGLFSGSNITLPASLGQEAVLPWAEYEKEIISRALAVYGSFNAAGKALGLTHKTVAAKAQKYGIAKTVSWENCSSMVKSIKKNIES, from the coding sequence ATGGATAGTAGACAACAGGCGGTTATCACTCATAATAAAGGCTTGCATGCCCGGGTGGCAGCTATGATCGTACAAAAGGCGTATGAAATTGAAGACCGCAGAAAAGTCCAGCTATATTTCCGGCCCCCGGGTGGTGCGGCTATTTTGGCAACCAGCATGATGCCGTTGGTGGCATTGCGGGTCAAGCAGGGGGATCGGTTATGGGTAGAGGCGGAAGGGTTATCCGCGGCTGCCGCGGCTGCTGAAATGGCAGCCTTTCTGGAAAGTGATTTTTTGCCGGCCGATGCTGCCATCATGAATCAGGTGGATAATGTGCTGCAGGATAATGCGTTAACTGCCGGGCAGATATTTGCCAGCATGGCTAATGGTTTGCTGGTTACTGATGAAAATGATGTGATTACCATCTTTAATCCGGCGGCAGAGCGTATCTTGGGTATCCCGGTCTGCCAGGCCATAGGCAATAAAGCGCAATGCGTTATTCCCGGGTCACGGCTGCACAGCATTGTTGAGACAAAAGCAGCCGAAATAGGCTGCCGCCAGTCCATTGGTTTGCGGACCATCCTGACTAACCGGACGCCTATTATTGCCGATGGGCAAGTGCGTGGGGCGATGGCTATTTTTGAGGACATATCGGTGCTGGAAGCGGTGACCGGTGAACTGAAGGCAGTAAAAGAACTCAAAGAACGCTTGCAATTGGTATTGGCCTCAGTGCAAGACGGAATCTGTGTAGTCGACCGGGAGGGGTATATAACTTACGTTAATCCGGCCTATGTTGAACTGGTACAACAATCGCGCCAGAGCCTGATTGGGCAAAATGTCCGCAACCTGTCGCCCGACGGCATACGCAGCCGGGTCCTGACCACAGGCCGGCCGGCTATTGGCAATATTGTGGTAAAGCCTGATGGCGTGACGCTGGTGGCGAATGTCAGCCCGATCCTGGTGGATGGGGAGCTCACCGGAGCGGTGTCTGTTGTTAAAAGTGTCAATGAGGTACATAAATTAGTAGATAAACTCAATCATGTTTCTGCCAAAGCCGAATATCTGGAACAGGAACTGCGGCGAACCCGAAAACCCGGACCGTCCTTTGAAAAGTTTATTGGACACAGTGGCAAACTACGGGAGGCTTTAGCTGTTGCCGCCAAGGCGGCTGCCAGCAGGACAACTGTTTTGATCTCCGGTGAAAGCGGTACCGGCAAGGAATTGGTAGCCGAAGGCATCCATTATGCCAGCAGCCGTAATGCCGGTCCGCTCATCAAAGTCAACTGTGCCGCTATTCCTGACAGCTTGTTGGAAAGCGAGCTGTTCGGCCATGAAAAAGGCGCGTTTACCGGCGCCGTTCGCCAGAAGCCGGGTAAATTCAGTCTGGCAGATAAGGGAACGATTTTCCTTGATGAGATTGGTGAACTTAGTAAAAGTATGCAGGCAAAACTGTTGAGAGTGCTGCAGCAAAAAGAATTTACCCGGGTAGGCGGTGAAGCTGTTATCAGGGTGGATGTCCGGATTATCGCCGCTACCAATCGCAACCTGGTGCAGATGGTGGAAGACGGCGAGTTCCGGGAAGATCTGTATTACCGGCTCAACGTCATTCCCATTCTCTTGCCGCCGCTGCGGGAACGGGTGGAGGATATACCGCTGCTGGTTGATTATTTTTTACATAAAATTATTACCGAACAAGGTAAAATTATTTCCGGAATAACCGGGGAAGCGCTTACCGGCTTGATGGCTTACCGCTGGCCGGGCAATGTGCGGGAGCTGGAGAATGTCATTGAACGGATGGTCACACTTGCTGACAGCAAAGTATTGACTGCCGCGGACTTACCGTTATATCTCCGGGAAAGCGAGAACCAACCTTCCGGCTTATTTTCCGGCAGCAATATCACTCTGCCTGCTTCCCTGGGACAGGAGGCCGTTTTGCCCTGGGCGGAGTATGAGAAAGAAATTATCAGCAGAGCTTTGGCTGTATATGGCAGCTTTAACGCCGCAGGCAAGGCGCTGGGGTTAACCCACAAAACCGTGGCAGCCAAAGCGCAAAAGTACGGAATTGCCAAAACGGTATCCTGGGAAAATTGTAGCAGTATGGTAAAAAGTATCAAGAAAAATATAGAAAGCTGA
- a CDS encoding sigma-70 family RNA polymerase sigma factor, with protein MYKITKIGQQGVGKVLAECFYNDGRINNEEFERIVSKYNKIILRYVKIYYLPGGDYRDMYQWGLIGLYKAVCHYDEARGSSFRLIAELNIKNTIKSAVTMHNRKKHYILNEAISLNTIVESSNTKSQLESQGVFNKNSSDDPADMIIEKETITKINGELANVLSRLEKRVIDLYIEGYKQREIAQKLNLQEKVVDNAVQRARKKMALHMKEWKSFCKKHKQPGTSGRVQTGLLCATV; from the coding sequence TTGTATAAAATAACGAAAATTGGACAACAAGGGGTAGGTAAAGTGCTGGCAGAGTGTTTTTACAATGACGGAAGAATTAATAATGAAGAGTTTGAAAGAATAGTATCCAAATATAACAAAATAATTCTGCGCTATGTCAAGATCTATTATTTGCCTGGCGGTGATTACCGCGATATGTACCAATGGGGATTAATCGGCCTGTATAAAGCAGTTTGTCATTATGATGAAGCCCGCGGCAGTTCTTTTCGTCTGATTGCCGAGCTTAATATCAAGAACACAATTAAATCGGCAGTTACCATGCACAATCGTAAAAAACACTATATTCTTAATGAAGCAATTTCACTTAATACCATAGTTGAATCATCAAACACAAAAAGCCAACTCGAATCACAGGGAGTATTTAATAAGAATTCTTCCGATGACCCTGCCGATATGATTATTGAAAAGGAAACCATCACTAAGATTAATGGCGAGCTGGCAAATGTTTTGTCACGCCTGGAGAAAAGAGTTATTGACTTATATATTGAAGGCTACAAACAGCGGGAAATTGCACAAAAGCTGAATTTGCAGGAAAAGGTGGTAGACAATGCCGTCCAAAGAGCACGCAAAAAGATGGCATTACATATGAAAGAATGGAAAAGTTTTTGCAAGAAGCATAAACAACCAGGAACCTCCGGCCGGGTACAAACAGGACTGCTTTGCGCAACCGTATAA
- the dhaK gene encoding dihydroxyacetone kinase subunit DhaK produces MKKIINDAEQVVEEMLQGAVLAHPQYVKRVEGFNVLVRANSPVQGKVALVSGGGSGHEPSHAGYVGRGMLDGAVAGAVFTSPTPDQVYEAVKVVDGGKGVLLIIKNYTGDIMNFEMAAEMAEADGVAVAKVVVNDDVAVENSTWTTGRRGIAGTVFVHKIAGAKAETGADLAEVQRVAEKVIANVRSMGMALSPCIVPAAGKPSFTLADNEVEIGMGIHGEPGTHRESLRTADATAEHLVGKILDDLLVNAGEEVAVMINGLGGTPLMELYVVNRKVAALLAGKNINIAKTYIGNYMTSLEMAGFSVTVLKLDGELKELLLAPADTPALVQF; encoded by the coding sequence ATGAAAAAGATAATTAATGATGCCGAGCAGGTTGTTGAGGAAATGCTGCAGGGGGCCGTATTGGCACATCCCCAGTATGTTAAGCGGGTAGAAGGCTTTAATGTATTGGTACGGGCCAACTCGCCGGTGCAGGGAAAGGTTGCACTGGTATCGGGGGGCGGCAGCGGTCATGAACCGTCTCATGCCGGCTATGTCGGACGCGGTATGCTTGACGGGGCCGTTGCCGGCGCGGTGTTTACTTCACCCACACCTGATCAGGTATATGAAGCTGTTAAGGTTGTTGATGGCGGTAAAGGAGTGCTGCTGATCATCAAAAATTATACCGGCGACATTATGAATTTTGAAATGGCGGCAGAGATGGCTGAGGCTGATGGGGTTGCTGTAGCCAAAGTGGTTGTCAATGATGACGTAGCGGTGGAAAACAGTACCTGGACCACAGGCCGGCGCGGCATTGCCGGTACCGTGTTTGTCCATAAGATTGCAGGGGCTAAGGCCGAAACCGGCGCTGACCTGGCGGAAGTCCAAAGGGTTGCCGAAAAGGTAATTGCCAATGTCCGTTCCATGGGTATGGCGCTGTCGCCTTGTATTGTTCCCGCAGCCGGTAAGCCCAGCTTCACCCTGGCTGATAACGAAGTGGAAATCGGTATGGGCATTCATGGAGAACCGGGAACCCATCGCGAGAGTCTCCGCACGGCTGATGCAACCGCAGAGCACCTTGTTGGCAAGATTCTGGACGATCTTTTGGTGAATGCCGGTGAGGAAGTGGCGGTAATGATCAACGGGCTGGGCGGAACGCCGCTGATGGAGCTGTATGTAGTTAACCGCAAGGTAGCAGCCCTGCTTGCCGGGAAAAATATCAACATTGCCAAGACCTATATCGGCAACTACATGACCTCTCTGGAAATGGCCGGTTTTTCGGTTACGGTATTAAAGCTGGACGGCGAGCTCAAAGAACTGCTGCTGGCGCCGGCAGATACACCGGCTCTGGTTCAATTCTAA
- the dhaM gene encoding dihydroxyacetone kinase phosphoryl donor subunit DhaM: MVGIVVVSHSAKIAEGICELAGQMAAAGQRLIAAGGMADGSIGTDAVRIRAAIEAADTGDGVLVMVDLGSAVISAELAIDMLGATDKARVAIADAPILEGTIAAAVDASIGQSLAGVLVTAEAARNLQKL; this comes from the coding sequence ATGGTCGGAATTGTTGTAGTTTCGCACAGCGCCAAGATTGCGGAAGGCATCTGCGAGCTGGCCGGTCAAATGGCGGCTGCCGGACAGAGGCTGATTGCTGCCGGCGGCATGGCGGACGGCAGTATCGGCACAGATGCCGTCAGAATTCGGGCAGCTATTGAAGCCGCCGATACCGGTGACGGAGTGCTGGTCATGGTTGATTTGGGCAGTGCTGTTATCAGTGCCGAACTGGCCATAGATATGCTGGGCGCGACAGACAAAGCCCGGGTAGCTATTGCCGATGCACCCATTCTGGAAGGAACGATTGCTGCTGCCGTAGATGCTTCTATTGGCCAGTCACTGGCCGGTGTGCTGGTTACAGCCGAAGCTGCCAGAAACCTGCAAAAGCTCTAA
- a CDS encoding HPr family phosphocarrier protein gives MTKIELVLNNSAGLHARPAAQFIQKASGFASTVTIQAGERAADAKSILAVMGLGLRQGAKFTLLADGPDEVACVTALQALVENNFGEG, from the coding sequence ATGACCAAAATTGAGTTGGTGCTAAACAATTCAGCCGGGCTACATGCCAGGCCGGCTGCGCAATTTATCCAGAAGGCCTCAGGTTTTGCGAGCACAGTAACCATCCAGGCAGGGGAAAGAGCGGCAGATGCTAAAAGCATCCTGGCTGTGATGGGTTTGGGGCTGCGGCAGGGGGCAAAGTTTACGCTGCTGGCCGATGGTCCGGACGAGGTGGCGTGTGTGACCGCTTTGCAGGCACTGGTTGAGAACAATTTTGGTGAGGGCTAA